Proteins encoded within one genomic window of Synechococcus sp. PCC 7335:
- a CDS encoding glycosyltransferase, protein MKIALVHDYLNQRGGAERVFEMFCNHFPDADVYTSVYDPKSTIELRNRLVKTTFLQNVPGAKRYFRLFAPLYFPAFRALDLEAYDLIISSSSSFAKAVKKRPDARHICFCHNVSRFLWDTKTYLGGYQEFEAFEPFLKLVFSYMKRQDITYAGEPDIYVANSTTVAKRIRSIYRKKVLTINYPINDDCFTFSDQKEDFYLVSSRLLSYKRVDVIVEAFNQLGWPLRIIGIGPEQQRLEAKAASNIQFLGHVSDDTRRQLFSTAKSVIVAALEDYGLVPVEANFSGTPVIAFGAGGALDTQVSGKTGILFQEQTAASLCSALIEAQSVKWDYAAIQRHAKEKFTREAFFRKVDRMITNLDTFLAEAETGQINTSAESYASMGY, encoded by the coding sequence ATGAAAATCGCTTTAGTACATGATTATCTTAATCAGCGAGGAGGGGCAGAAAGGGTCTTTGAAATGTTCTGCAATCATTTCCCTGATGCTGATGTTTACACCTCTGTGTATGATCCTAAAAGTACTATTGAGCTGCGAAATCGCCTAGTCAAAACAACTTTCTTACAGAACGTTCCAGGTGCAAAGCGCTATTTTCGTCTGTTTGCTCCACTGTATTTCCCGGCCTTTCGAGCGCTCGATCTTGAGGCTTATGATCTCATTATCAGTAGCTCCTCTAGCTTTGCCAAAGCTGTCAAGAAGCGCCCTGATGCCCGCCACATTTGTTTTTGTCATAACGTCTCTAGGTTCCTTTGGGATACCAAGACATATTTAGGTGGGTATCAGGAGTTTGAAGCGTTTGAACCCTTCTTGAAGCTTGTTTTTAGCTACATGAAAAGGCAAGATATCACCTATGCCGGAGAGCCAGATATCTATGTTGCAAATTCGACGACAGTCGCAAAACGCATTCGTAGCATATATAGAAAGAAGGTGCTGACAATCAACTATCCAATTAACGACGACTGCTTTACGTTTAGTGATCAAAAAGAGGACTTCTATCTTGTTTCTTCGAGATTGCTAAGCTACAAGCGTGTAGACGTTATTGTAGAAGCTTTTAATCAGCTAGGCTGGCCTTTACGAATTATTGGTATCGGTCCGGAGCAGCAAAGATTAGAAGCTAAGGCTGCAAGTAACATACAGTTTCTAGGTCATGTCAGCGATGATACCCGAAGGCAGCTGTTTTCAACGGCTAAATCGGTCATTGTTGCAGCCTTAGAAGACTATGGTTTAGTTCCTGTCGAAGCGAACTTCAGTGGGACTCCTGTTATCGCTTTTGGCGCAGGTGGCGCTTTAGACACTCAGGTATCGGGTAAAACGGGTATCCTTTTTCAAGAGCAAACTGCGGCATCTTTATGTTCAGCGTTGATAGAAGCTCAGTCTGTGAAATGGGACTACGCTGCTATTCAACGTCATGCTAAAGAAAAATTCACGCGAGAAGCTTTTTTTAGAAAAGTAGATCGAATGATCACCAACTTGGACACGTTTCTAGCAGAAGCAGAAACAGGGCAGATCAATACGTCTGCGGAGTCTTATGCATCGATGGGCTATTAG
- a CDS encoding polysaccharide biosynthesis tyrosine autokinase: protein MDQKLGILQMEVGQVYQRGNMVQPVEQEFGYVQLLNVLLRRGWWVVGTISLALVTALLFTLTRDPIYQSSMQMIIEPNFEEELDPAELDRTPSQRQREENLATQLNLMRSRELLQRAVDSLQDAYPELTAQTVRSSLSLSRVQEGGDETRIVGIVYTDTDPVRAERILEALQAVYLSYALERQEQRLNQGLGAIDNQFDEARRSLSSSQSRLKEFRQNQDIIDPERQATVVTDSLNRILSEQRSLETEYQEALARYNTLREQISLSEDSAIAAARLSQSARFQSLLNALQETELALAERRVIYSDADPGVQGLVAQRQNQLELLRQEAQRVLGSDAAGITSAESLQDFGQLSALDLNLVQNLAEVESTLEGLTARRQSLVQAEQEARAELDQFPELIDSYNRLEPEVQTQQTVLEQLLRQRELLSSQLARGGFNWQVVANPSLGVKIGPDHRKNMLLGAVAGLVLGGTVAFIREALDDVIRTPKDIQRLAPVPLLGVLSDKKPSDAVRTPHSVPVYQHNGERLEAGYWLSLRDSLDLIYKSVQLYQTDVAKSLAITSTRSAESSSTLAVGLALSAARIGQRVIIVDANLRSSTLQERFNFPEGRGLNALLDQPATRLIPVSTTLLGTSIDVLPATLEAHDSIKILSSPRFRVLIEALENRYDLVILDSPPVLGSADVLEIAACCGDLVLVAPLNQTTEEELQASLAALSQLNNLAGIVASDVPYPAANSVNTDTTYPGKLNSQATELSLS, encoded by the coding sequence ATGGACCAGAAGTTAGGCATCTTGCAGATGGAAGTGGGTCAGGTTTATCAAAGGGGAAATATGGTTCAGCCTGTAGAGCAGGAGTTCGGATACGTCCAGCTTCTTAATGTCTTATTACGAAGAGGCTGGTGGGTAGTTGGTACGATTAGTCTTGCTTTGGTCACGGCTCTTCTATTCACACTTACTCGAGATCCAATCTACCAAAGCTCAATGCAGATGATCATCGAGCCTAATTTTGAAGAGGAGCTAGATCCAGCAGAGTTAGATAGAACCCCCTCACAACGTCAAAGGGAAGAAAACCTCGCTACTCAGCTCAATCTAATGCGTAGTCGGGAGCTGCTCCAAAGGGCAGTCGACTCACTACAAGATGCTTATCCTGAACTGACGGCTCAAACAGTAAGAAGTTCTCTAAGCTTGTCGCGCGTTCAAGAAGGGGGCGATGAAACACGTATTGTCGGTATTGTTTATACCGATACTGATCCCGTTAGAGCCGAGCGTATTCTAGAAGCTCTCCAGGCTGTCTACTTAAGCTATGCGCTTGAGCGTCAAGAGCAGCGTCTCAATCAAGGATTAGGTGCTATTGATAATCAGTTTGACGAGGCTAGGCGGAGTCTATCTTCGTCACAGTCGAGACTTAAAGAATTTCGACAAAATCAAGACATCATCGATCCAGAGCGGCAGGCAACAGTAGTTACTGACTCCCTCAATAGGATCCTATCTGAGCAGCGCTCTTTAGAAACCGAATATCAAGAAGCTCTCGCTAGGTATAACACCTTACGTGAACAGATTTCGCTGTCAGAGGATAGCGCGATCGCAGCAGCAAGACTCAGTCAGTCTGCTCGATTTCAATCATTACTGAATGCACTGCAGGAAACAGAACTGGCGCTAGCAGAGCGCCGGGTTATTTATTCAGATGCCGATCCAGGTGTACAAGGTCTAGTCGCCCAGCGCCAAAACCAGCTAGAGCTTCTAAGACAAGAAGCACAGAGGGTTCTTGGCAGCGATGCTGCTGGAATTACCTCAGCTGAAAGCCTTCAGGACTTTGGGCAACTCAGTGCCTTGGACTTGAACCTAGTTCAAAATCTCGCTGAAGTAGAAAGTACGCTTGAAGGTTTAACCGCTCGCCGACAGAGCTTAGTGCAAGCGGAGCAGGAAGCTAGAGCAGAACTAGACCAATTCCCGGAGCTAATTGATAGCTACAACCGCCTAGAGCCCGAGGTTCAGACTCAGCAAACTGTCTTAGAACAGCTGCTAAGACAGCGAGAATTACTCAGTTCACAGTTGGCAAGAGGTGGGTTTAACTGGCAGGTTGTAGCTAACCCCTCTTTAGGCGTGAAGATAGGGCCAGACCATCGGAAGAATATGCTGTTAGGCGCTGTAGCTGGATTGGTCTTAGGAGGAACAGTCGCCTTTATTCGCGAAGCCCTAGACGATGTGATTCGAACTCCAAAAGATATACAGCGATTAGCTCCGGTTCCGTTGCTGGGCGTTCTATCTGACAAAAAGCCATCAGACGCTGTGAGAACACCACACTCGGTTCCGGTTTATCAACACAACGGTGAACGCTTAGAAGCTGGTTACTGGCTTTCTCTACGAGATTCTCTAGATCTCATCTACAAGAGTGTCCAACTCTATCAAACCGACGTTGCAAAGTCCTTGGCTATTACTTCGACACGCTCTGCTGAGAGTTCGTCCACACTAGCAGTAGGCTTGGCATTAAGCGCGGCTCGTATTGGTCAGCGCGTGATTATTGTGGATGCAAACTTACGCTCTTCTACGCTTCAAGAAAGATTCAACTTCCCGGAGGGACGAGGGCTTAACGCACTATTAGATCAGCCCGCTACCAGGCTAATTCCTGTTTCCACTACGTTACTTGGAACTTCAATCGATGTATTACCAGCAACGCTTGAAGCGCATGATTCTATAAAGATATTGTCTTCGCCGCGCTTCCGCGTCCTGATTGAAGCTTTGGAAAACCGGTACGACCTGGTTATTCTTGACTCTCCACCTGTTTTAGGATCTGCAGATGTTTTAGAGATTGCGGCCTGCTGTGGTGATCTGGTATTGGTAGCTCCATTAAACCAAACCACTGAAGAGGAACTGCAAGCCTCACTGGCCGCGTTGAGTCAACTAAACAACCTAGCGGGAATAGTAGCTAGTGATGTGCCTTACCCAGCTGCAAACAGTGTTAACACTGATACTACCTATCCGGGCAAGCTAAACTCGCAAGCGACCGAGCTATCACTCAGCTAG
- the hepA gene encoding heterocyst formation ABC transporter subunit HepA gives MKNQVRKKKIPLFLRQLIKATGFWKSNALILREFKYFPKIIFLAVLFTLLAAVFEGAGIGAILTILTSLIDADAPPLRTGVKWFDIWVLAANSSAQTRLFRVSALLILMTAIRAVFTYFAFVYVGIGKLKLGYQLRLRIFEQLQRLPLGYFSKVRSGGLLNSMTNEIQQIMQAFNLFNVMLIQGSLLLVYLCSMFLMSWQLSLLSIVLFGLLSYGVAYLLRNVRQASSERSTASSRYVSISLEFINGVRTVHAFAAHRFERKRFDKSNQDLFEASTKTVSLMSLAGPLVEGVASTVIIVMIVLAVLVLVPAGQLQLASLLTFLFVLFRVMPLVKILNASAAGIRNFHGSFEKISQVLRVDDKPYIQNGYLEFPGLEQAIVFNSVDFGYEPSSLVLRNINLTIEKGKTTALVGSSGAGKSTLADLIPRFYDPTNGQVLIDGTDLRKFNINSYRRKLSVVSQDTFIFNDTIRNNIAYALDDVKEEDLLQATRLSNSLEFIQKLPEGFNTVLGDRGVRLSGGQRQRIAIARSLLRHPEILILDEATSALDSVSEQLIQDSIEKLSVGRTVVVIAHRLSTIVKADKVVVLEKGKIVEQGTYQELLNRKGQLWEYHNMQFGSNTPTERALKGLEL, from the coding sequence ATGAAAAATCAAGTAAGAAAGAAAAAGATTCCTTTGTTTCTACGACAGCTGATTAAAGCAACTGGTTTTTGGAAAAGCAACGCTCTGATCCTGCGTGAATTCAAGTATTTTCCTAAAATAATCTTTCTAGCAGTATTATTTACCCTGCTTGCAGCTGTTTTTGAAGGCGCTGGAATTGGTGCTATTCTCACCATTTTGACTAGCCTAATCGATGCCGACGCCCCTCCTTTGAGAACGGGAGTTAAGTGGTTTGACATTTGGGTATTAGCAGCAAATTCATCGGCTCAGACTCGACTATTTAGGGTCTCGGCACTGCTGATTTTGATGACGGCTATCAGGGCTGTCTTTACTTACTTTGCCTTTGTGTATGTTGGTATTGGTAAGCTAAAGCTAGGCTACCAGCTGCGCCTGCGAATTTTCGAACAGCTTCAGCGACTGCCTCTAGGCTACTTCTCAAAGGTTCGTTCGGGCGGATTGCTCAATAGCATGACGAACGAGATCCAGCAGATCATGCAGGCGTTCAACTTGTTCAACGTAATGTTGATTCAGGGTTCTCTTCTACTGGTTTACCTCTGTTCAATGTTTCTGATGTCTTGGCAACTATCTCTCCTCTCGATAGTGCTGTTTGGACTGCTATCTTATGGAGTCGCCTACCTGCTAAGAAATGTAAGACAGGCAAGTTCAGAGCGTTCTACAGCGAGTAGTCGATATGTTTCTATCTCCTTGGAGTTCATCAACGGTGTTCGAACAGTTCATGCATTCGCTGCTCATCGATTTGAACGAAAGAGATTCGACAAAAGCAATCAGGACCTGTTTGAGGCTTCAACTAAGACAGTCTCTTTGATGTCTTTAGCGGGTCCTCTAGTTGAGGGAGTTGCTAGTACAGTCATTATCGTAATGATAGTCTTAGCGGTGCTAGTACTGGTACCAGCTGGTCAGTTACAGCTAGCCTCTTTGTTAACGTTCCTGTTTGTTCTCTTTCGTGTGATGCCTCTAGTAAAAATTCTGAATGCTTCAGCTGCGGGCATCCGAAACTTCCATGGGTCATTCGAAAAGATATCTCAGGTTTTGAGGGTAGACGATAAACCTTATATACAAAACGGCTATCTGGAGTTTCCGGGGCTTGAGCAAGCTATTGTGTTCAACTCGGTTGACTTTGGCTACGAACCCTCCTCACTGGTGCTACGCAACATCAACTTGACAATAGAGAAAGGTAAAACAACCGCGTTAGTTGGCTCTTCTGGAGCAGGCAAGTCTACGCTAGCAGATTTGATTCCTCGATTTTATGATCCAACTAATGGCCAAGTATTAATTGATGGAACTGATTTACGCAAGTTTAATATCAATTCCTACCGTCGAAAACTTTCAGTAGTTAGTCAAGATACGTTCATCTTTAATGATACAATTCGAAACAATATTGCCTATGCGTTGGATGATGTTAAGGAGGAAGATCTCCTGCAAGCAACAAGGCTTTCAAATTCTTTAGAATTCATTCAAAAGCTACCTGAAGGCTTTAATACGGTACTTGGAGATAGAGGAGTAAGGCTCTCAGGGGGGCAGCGTCAAAGGATTGCGATCGCGCGATCACTTTTGCGGCATCCAGAAATTCTTATCTTAGATGAAGCCACTAGCGCCCTAGATTCTGTCTCAGAACAACTCATTCAAGACTCTATTGAAAAGCTTTCTGTCGGCAGGACCGTGGTAGTTATAGCGCACCGGCTATCCACTATTGTTAAGGCCGATAAAGTTGTTGTTCTAGAAAAAGGCAAAATTGTTGAACAGGGCACTTACCAAGAACTCCTTAATCGGAAAGGTCAGCTTTGGGAGTATCACAACATGCAATTTGGATCTAATACTCCAACGGAGAGAGCACTGAAGGGTCTAGAACTTTAG
- a CDS encoding glycosyltransferase family 2 protein, which produces MCATKEKTKQSDRSISLCICTMNRPEDLEKCLESVFQSKIKPDEVIVSDDSPNPEPTLAVIAKYPAVIYQTGPRLGLGPNRNACIRRAQSTHLMFIDDDVCVPPDCFEIAYELIAQTPEAVITGYEMKHRSWEGEGTVKKILPHNADFWGTMKIPVSDSDCCSVVMNSTIFPTSLFKEALFDECLRYGYEELDIARHAVALGYEIVHRDNLWVNHYQSLVDRASNWDRVLASQLYTTAKAYFFYEKSIPKALTYTLVAPLKMTAGLIKQKDPKAIHKGIKATISAYQHFFSRKEKGFVSKRKDYPMAKASR; this is translated from the coding sequence ATGTGCGCAACCAAAGAAAAGACAAAACAGAGCGATCGCTCGATTAGCTTGTGTATTTGCACAATGAACAGACCAGAAGATCTTGAAAAATGTCTAGAAAGTGTCTTTCAAAGCAAAATCAAGCCAGATGAGGTAATTGTCAGCGACGATAGCCCCAATCCAGAACCTACCCTAGCAGTCATCGCCAAATATCCTGCTGTGATTTACCAAACTGGCCCTAGGTTGGGTTTAGGGCCGAATCGCAATGCTTGTATTCGACGAGCGCAGAGTACCCATCTCATGTTTATCGACGACGATGTGTGCGTACCACCAGATTGCTTTGAGATTGCGTACGAGCTCATTGCACAAACGCCAGAGGCAGTCATTACTGGCTATGAAATGAAGCATAGAAGCTGGGAAGGAGAAGGCACCGTCAAGAAGATTCTGCCGCATAATGCAGATTTCTGGGGAACGATGAAAATCCCTGTGAGTGATTCAGACTGTTGTTCAGTGGTGATGAACTCGACTATTTTCCCAACTAGTTTGTTTAAAGAAGCGTTGTTTGACGAGTGCCTACGCTATGGTTATGAAGAGCTAGATATTGCTCGTCATGCAGTTGCACTTGGTTACGAGATTGTCCATAGGGATAATCTGTGGGTTAACCACTATCAGTCTTTAGTTGATAGAGCTAGCAATTGGGATCGAGTGCTCGCATCCCAACTATATACAACCGCAAAAGCCTACTTTTTCTACGAAAAGTCAATTCCCAAAGCGCTGACCTATACATTGGTTGCCCCTTTGAAAATGACGGCTGGCTTAATTAAGCAGAAGGACCCAAAGGCTATACACAAGGGTATTAAAGCGACTATCTCAGCCTATCAGCACTTTTTTAGCCGTAAGGAAAAAGGTTTTGTTAGCAAGCGTAAAGATTACCCAATGGCCAAGGCCTCTCGATGA
- a CDS encoding sulfotransferase domain-containing protein, whose amino-acid sequence MVQPNFLIIGAAKAGTSSLYHYLNEHPQIYMSPVKEPRFFAPELYTDYLKDPYRSGAKEHRSTPMSLEEYLALFEGVSNEVAIGEASTEYLYVPKTPKRIKEQLPDVKLISVLRDPAERAYSAFCYQVRDGCEHLSFEEALTQEESRRLEKKRWPGWHYQRVGFYYEQVKRYFDLFDREQMKIYLYKDLQADSKAVVQDACRFLGVEDTFTPDLTRRNVSAIPKNMALQNLLIKDNPLKTVVKPLIPSSLRKSIRSQNLKKKPALSSEIRQKLVANYREDILKLQDLIQKDLSHWLS is encoded by the coding sequence ATGGTACAACCTAACTTTCTGATTATAGGAGCTGCCAAAGCGGGTACAAGTTCTCTATATCATTACCTAAATGAGCATCCTCAAATTTATATGAGCCCGGTCAAAGAACCTAGATTCTTTGCACCAGAGCTCTACACAGACTATCTGAAAGACCCCTATAGGAGCGGAGCGAAAGAGCATCGAAGCACTCCTATGAGTCTAGAAGAGTATCTTGCCCTATTTGAAGGTGTATCAAACGAAGTTGCTATTGGAGAAGCATCAACAGAGTATTTGTATGTACCTAAGACACCTAAGCGGATTAAAGAACAACTTCCAGATGTCAAACTGATCTCAGTCTTGCGAGATCCAGCTGAGAGAGCCTACTCAGCATTTTGCTATCAGGTCCGTGATGGCTGCGAGCACCTAAGTTTTGAGGAAGCACTTACCCAAGAAGAGAGTCGTAGGCTCGAAAAAAAACGTTGGCCCGGTTGGCACTACCAGCGAGTTGGATTTTACTACGAACAGGTAAAACGCTACTTCGATCTCTTCGATAGAGAGCAGATGAAGATATACCTTTACAAAGACCTGCAAGCTGACAGTAAAGCTGTTGTTCAAGATGCCTGTCGCTTTTTAGGAGTTGAGGATACTTTTACGCCTGATTTGACTCGCCGTAATGTTTCAGCAATTCCTAAGAATATGGCACTACAAAACTTACTAATCAAAGACAATCCGCTAAAGACGGTTGTAAAGCCACTTATTCCTAGTAGCTTACGTAAGTCAATTAGAAGCCAGAACCTGAAGAAGAAACCAGCTTTGTCCTCAGAGATTCGGCAAAAGCTGGTTGCCAACTACCGAGAAGATATTCTAAAGCTACAAGATCTTATTCAAAAAGACCTTTCTCATTGGCTATCTTGA
- a CDS encoding sulfotransferase, translating to MSFSLSIMQSKESIHTQVDSNQAGSKAFEYPIPLEYNVIFGCPRSGTTFLFEALNALPNSECSSGHLFPLALAHLVNQNLSPEIYQCIANSFEFSIQDYLEAVYGNRVTSIHKWLLKSMSTQELLQSLKAQRTIERFVYKEPFLAFSPELVYNALPECRIIHIYRDGRDCADSLARKYKVLTDEKLMTFKTAEMPLGRQYDHRYVPWWVEVGKEEAFMSYTPYIRSIWMWKEMVRRCHEFISRPDVVASGRIMTVKYEDLVRSPLEHGEQIVNHFRCDMTDQLRAKFKTARQSSVNIHKRRDPEELKLAEEVAYEELTQYGYL from the coding sequence GTGTCATTTAGTCTTAGTATCATGCAAAGTAAAGAGAGTATCCATACGCAGGTTGACTCAAATCAAGCTGGTTCAAAAGCGTTTGAATATCCCATACCACTCGAGTACAACGTTATCTTTGGATGTCCTCGTTCAGGAACAACTTTCCTGTTTGAAGCGCTAAATGCCCTACCCAATTCTGAATGTTCTTCTGGGCATCTATTCCCGCTAGCGCTAGCACACTTAGTTAATCAAAACCTATCGCCTGAGATCTACCAGTGTATTGCAAATAGCTTTGAATTTTCTATTCAAGATTACCTTGAAGCTGTTTATGGCAATCGTGTGACCTCTATACATAAATGGCTACTGAAGTCGATGAGTACGCAAGAGCTACTCCAGTCGCTCAAAGCCCAAAGAACTATTGAACGGTTCGTGTACAAAGAGCCGTTTCTAGCATTCTCTCCAGAGCTTGTATACAACGCCTTGCCAGAGTGTCGAATCATTCATATCTATCGAGATGGCCGGGACTGTGCTGACTCGCTAGCACGTAAGTACAAAGTGCTGACAGATGAAAAGCTAATGACGTTTAAAACGGCGGAGATGCCATTAGGTCGACAATACGACCATCGATATGTTCCGTGGTGGGTTGAAGTAGGTAAGGAAGAAGCGTTCATGAGCTACACCCCTTACATACGATCGATTTGGATGTGGAAGGAGATGGTCCGCCGCTGTCACGAGTTTATATCGCGTCCAGATGTTGTAGCTAGCGGACGAATCATGACTGTTAAGTATGAGGATCTCGTGCGATCGCCTTTGGAACACGGTGAGCAGATAGTCAATCACTTTAGATGTGATATGACAGATCAGCTGCGAGCGAAGTTTAAGACAGCCAGGCAAAGTTCGGTTAATATTCACAAACGTCGAGATCCCGAAGAACTGAAGCTAGCTGAGGAAGTCGCCTACGAAGAACTCACACAATATGGCTATCTCTAG
- a CDS encoding CRTAC1 family protein, producing MIKSLKKHSILKGVVLTLIAFAIALMAHAIYSQQGAERLALSTRGQQWFESQELLSDVPALFDIGVTDINQDGDLDVYTSNHSEKQFLLFGQTDGTFDERPISSLSLNQDPDFPGLEPAAAPVMDEPGVYIYWDRRRIVIECKDLASLLGPSAGSENFGSGTIQVSSPMNVIDSNGFDIDIQEEELASGAIISTTQFSIDTEEAKTVLGSYNQSLPVSLELNTELSLNQIYVGVDKVNPAAYDFTMYLRDRHGMAWADYDGQGFLDVFIVRGGLRARMETLPERYTDELLVDSRVANSEETTYTNIVDDVGIEKKACPALQTAWVDFNADGLLDIYTVCFTPPTATRSYANQLYQQLPHGRFRDVASDVGLDITDDGSFVWLDANRDRAVDLIWVGEEAFWLYLNQDGKFEPRRIGDNPGTVVETFSDSSKLTVADYDNDGDLDVFFASPGGNALLSNDQGNYVVLDLESLQLPTRSYTANWVDYDNDGRADLHVAPDGLYRQTTAKTFEPVQLLGEEATLLQKAFATWFDANNDGRLDLLWASSYRPSKLQSLYQRISQKILGGEFTTESSAVTLYSGVGGTSADTQNHWLQLDLTGSAKNRQAIGALVELITAEGTQLQTVGQFEGSQFSQGHYRLYFGVGKQQSIDLVRVYWPDGSSQEVQDVDADQRLTISQANEL from the coding sequence ATGATTAAGTCTCTTAAAAAGCATTCGATTTTAAAAGGGGTTGTTCTGACGCTCATAGCGTTTGCGATCGCCTTGATGGCTCACGCTATTTATAGTCAACAGGGCGCTGAAAGACTTGCTTTATCAACTCGAGGTCAGCAGTGGTTTGAGTCTCAAGAGCTGCTATCTGATGTGCCTGCGCTATTTGATATTGGTGTTACAGATATCAACCAAGATGGTGATCTAGATGTATACACTTCTAATCACAGTGAGAAGCAATTTCTACTATTTGGACAGACCGATGGTACGTTTGATGAACGTCCTATTTCCTCGCTGTCGTTAAACCAAGACCCAGACTTTCCTGGACTAGAGCCTGCAGCTGCGCCAGTAATGGATGAACCCGGGGTCTATATTTACTGGGACAGGCGACGGATTGTAATCGAGTGCAAAGATCTAGCGTCTTTACTAGGCCCATCAGCTGGGAGTGAAAATTTTGGTTCTGGCACCATTCAAGTATCTTCGCCGATGAATGTCATCGACAGCAACGGCTTTGACATTGACATTCAAGAAGAAGAACTCGCTTCGGGAGCCATTATCTCTACCACTCAATTTAGTATTGATACCGAAGAGGCTAAGACTGTTTTAGGCTCATACAACCAAAGTCTACCCGTCTCTCTTGAGCTAAACACCGAACTTAGTCTCAACCAGATATACGTGGGCGTTGACAAGGTTAATCCTGCTGCCTACGACTTTACTATGTACCTACGAGATCGTCATGGAATGGCATGGGCTGACTACGACGGACAGGGGTTTCTAGATGTCTTTATTGTTCGTGGTGGGCTAAGGGCCAGAATGGAAACGCTGCCTGAGCGATATACAGATGAATTACTAGTAGACTCAAGGGTAGCCAATTCAGAAGAAACTACATACACCAATATCGTCGATGATGTCGGTATTGAAAAAAAGGCCTGCCCTGCCTTGCAGACAGCCTGGGTAGATTTTAATGCGGATGGACTATTAGATATCTATACTGTCTGTTTCACCCCACCGACTGCAACACGTTCTTATGCTAATCAGCTCTACCAGCAGCTTCCCCATGGACGCTTTAGAGATGTAGCATCGGATGTTGGTTTAGATATCACCGATGACGGCTCGTTTGTATGGCTAGATGCAAATCGAGATCGAGCAGTTGACCTGATATGGGTGGGCGAAGAGGCTTTCTGGCTATATCTCAATCAAGATGGGAAATTTGAACCGCGAAGAATTGGTGACAATCCAGGGACAGTAGTTGAGACCTTTAGTGACAGTAGTAAGTTAACAGTCGCAGACTACGATAACGACGGTGATCTAGACGTGTTCTTCGCCTCTCCAGGGGGAAATGCACTACTGTCGAACGATCAAGGAAACTACGTTGTGTTGGATTTGGAATCTTTACAGCTTCCTACTCGATCCTACACTGCTAATTGGGTCGACTATGACAACGACGGGCGAGCTGATTTGCACGTAGCGCCTGACGGTCTGTATCGGCAAACGACCGCTAAAACGTTTGAACCGGTTCAGCTGCTAGGGGAAGAAGCAACTTTGCTCCAAAAAGCTTTCGCCACTTGGTTTGATGCAAACAACGATGGCCGATTAGATCTACTATGGGCCTCATCCTACCGACCATCCAAGCTGCAATCACTTTATCAACGGATAAGTCAGAAGATACTTGGAGGCGAGTTCACAACTGAAAGCTCGGCTGTGACACTGTATTCAGGCGTCGGAGGAACAAGTGCAGATACTCAAAACCATTGGTTGCAGCTTGATTTGACAGGATCAGCTAAAAACAGACAGGCAATTGGGGCGCTCGTTGAATTGATCACTGCTGAAGGTACTCAGCTTCAAACTGTCGGACAATTTGAAGGATCTCAGTTTTCGCAGGGACACTATCGCTTGTACTTCGGAGTAGGCAAGCAGCAGTCTATTGATCTAGTGCGAGTGTATTGGCCAGATGGATCATCCCAAGAAGTTCAAGATGTCGATGCCGACCAGCGACTGACTATTAGTCAAGCTAACGAACTCTAA